The window TAGTACAGCCTTCTCTTGTTATGTAGGTATTAGCTTGGCGCAAAACAAGCGTACTTCATTTCAAGCACTAGCCGATCAACTATACCATAATTACAAACAAGCCAAGTTTTTAACCTAAGGAGGATCCCCAAATGAAGGTAgcataaatattagtttaataaaaaatgactAGCATGTCTCATTAAAAGTAAAACCTTTTGCACTGATTGTTTCTTAAGAGACTATTCACATACAAATCACGGATATACTTGATAACGAAGATACAACAAGAACCAATTTgtaatttcaaattgttttgtaataggtGTAGCATATATGATAAGAGCGTATCTCGCCGTTAAACATATGTTTGGCGAgtttaatatgtaagtatttagttttaagctacttttaaataaataaaatcataaaatataaaaaaaaccttacaaaaaatacatcacATAGATATTTGTACCGTCACAAATCACGTCCATTTACCTTAGAGTATAATTACTTCTACAATACGATTGTAAGTACCGGATACCTTGTTAGAAATAAAGAGGAAAGGAAAATTTAATAAGTTCCTTTCTAAATGTTAACTTAATGCCTTActaatttaaaagcaataatatGTGAAACTGCAATAcctttaaatatgttatttttcgAAATAACAGCTTtctttaatgttatatttttttcttgttgttGCGTTGAACTCTTTATTTAAGTCTACGGAAGGTCTACGGCGTAGACGGTGCTGTCGTAGCAGGACCCTAGCACAATAGTGTcgtaatatacctttaaaagGTTGTTGTGTcatagaataattatttaattttaatgaatgtaCTTAATTGGTACATTAtgaacaagtaaataaatttaaatgccCTTTTTTATTAGTGCCGTAAAAGTGGCTTTAGTCAAATAAATGAATCTGGAAAATTAAAAggaatgttttaacaaaaatacttaggTACCACTATTGTATTGTCATAGTATTAGATATACTGACTCTAtaaattgttcttttttttcagtatgagtTCCACCTTTTTGGACTTCCAGAATTCGCTGAGCTTTAGAATTAGACATTGGTTCCTCGTGACTATCGTCTGCGGCACCAGTTTTGTCATCCTACTTGTGTATAGAAGTTCTGACATCATATTCTTTAAGAAAGAAGAGCTCGGCTCATCGCGGGAACATCCCACACCCGACCTTGACGATCGTTACACTATCAAAACAAATGGCTGTACCATACCATATCTGAATTATTTAGATGAcagtatcaaaatgtttgtgaaTTATCCTGAAAATATACCACCGTGTCGTAATAGGAAGAAAGCCTTATTAGAATATAAGGGGTCGAGAATTATGGTTAAACTAGAAAATGCACGTTATTATGGCGTAAAAAAGTTGGCTGACTTATTTTGTTGCTACAGAGCATTTTATAGACCCGTAACTATTGTAAATGTAATGTCCTACGGCGTGGATGATCGCGTTAAATACAAACATTGCATCTATTTTAGAGATTTAGTTATAGTCAATGATGAGTTTGTTAGAGTTACCTGCATTAATGATGGtaaagttatttatgaacaatttTTTCTGTCCGCTACAAGAAAGACGTTTGTATCTCACAACGGTTATCTTGAAATACCGAAAAATAAAAGTGCGtacaatgttttaatattaggtGTTGATTCTGTGTCTAGATTAAATCTATACAGAACGATGCCGAAAACTGTGTCATTCATCAAAGATAACGGCGGTATCGACTTAGCGGGATACAACAAGGTCGGAGATAACACATTTCCTAACGTCATTCCGTTACTCATGGGCGTTAAGATCACGGAATTAAAACACACCTGCATGCCACATAAAATGTCTAGCTTTGACAATTGTCCCTTTGTGTGGGAGTGGTTTAAGCAGGCAGGTTATTACACGGCGTTTGGAGAAGACGGCGCAGCACTCGGAACATTTAACTACGGGTATAGTGGGTTCGTCACGACACCCACTGATTATTACTTACATACCTTCTTTAGTGAAGCAGAAAAGTACGCTGGTTACATCGGGCATAACCCTTTTCTGTGCATGAatgacatatatttttataaggttttgTTAGATTTTGTAGAAGATCTTACAAGAATATCGACAAATACTAAATTGTTTGGCTATTTCTGGGAGAGTACAATGAGTCACAATCATCTTAACTACCCCATGTTAATGGACGATAGTTATTTTgagtttttcaataaattgaaaGATTCCAATTATACAAGAGAAACAGTGATTTTCTTTGTTAGTGATCACGGTATTCGTTGGGGAGAAATACGTTCAACTAAACAAGGGAGGTTAGAGGAACGATTAccgttcttatttattttgttgccgCCATCGTTCCGTGAAAATTATACGCAAgcttacaataatttaaacttgaACGCTAAACGTTTAACGTCTCCCTTCGACGTACACGCAACTTTAAAGGATCTAgttgatttaaataatcttaTCGATTCAGCCATTACAACCAAGAGCAAGGAATCGTACGCTCAAAACAGAAGCATAAGTTTATTTCTGCCGATACCTAGTAATCGAACATGTGCCACAGCAGGCATAGACGACCATTGGTGCACTTGTCATAAAGGTACTGTACTACCCATAGATAGTCCCGAAGGTATAGAAGCTGGAAAACAATTTATCACCATTTTAAACTATTCATTACGGCTCCATGCAGAATGTTCGAAATTGTCATTAACTGAAATATTGGAAATAACAGAAATACAGGCGGGCACGCCAGATGAAGAAGAAATGGGATGGAAAGAGTTCTTAGTAGTTGTTCGAACCACGCCGGGTGGTGGAGTATTCGAAGCGACGTTGCGACAAGATGATGATAGATGGTCTCTTGCGGGTACTATCAGTCGCTTGAACCTGTATGGGAATCAGAGCCACTGTACACATAATCCTCAACTTAAACTGTATTGTTACTGCCACTAATACCAGAATACCAATTTAGTATATTGTAAACCGTAGCTCTTTCAAATCAACGCTGATGCGAGGGAACTGAAgtcaaaaatgcttttaatattCATCAGTCTTACATGACTTTCGCTCAGGctctatacatttttttaacgcCAAATACTGGTTTTAAAGTTCCAACTCATCGACAAATGCCATTgcttcaaatttaaataatatttttatacgtacaTATCTGttgtatttcatttttgtattaacatagttattaaaaaaaattaacgatATGTTGAAAATTGCCCATCCTTAAAAATATAGCTATGATAGTGTCTTTTGTTAATACCACCCAGTTCTATTTGGATTTTGTTATTGTAagacagaaaataataataataaatgatcgGCTAAACCTGTACGTGCCACCAACTTGgaggtattaataatattttatgggTAAATGTGTaatgcttaaaatatatttgatagtaaacattttaaaacgctTGAGTTTCAAATTAAGATTATTGTTTATAACACGATGATTCTTATGAGCTTTAACCGGCTACGGTTTTCCGACTCATGCTCATGTTTTGGATGCTGGCAACATTATCATGCTTATTCATGAAATCATGACCTTTCATTAAGCCGTAGAACGGAATGTTCGTAAAAAAGTGTACGTGACATTGACATTTCACTATTGTCACGTTGATTTCATCAGAACCTGTCagtcaacaattttatttattccgaAAAATCTATTCGAATTGTTAAAGAAAATGCATTGTTTATGAGATTTTTGTGCAATAACAATTGTTTATATATACACAAGCATGGCTCTGGCTTATAGGACGATGTATAAGAATTGTTACTACCTACACAGTATAACCAAACCGGTAAAATGGAGTATTGGAAGAAATTATTCAATAAGGGTCCTGGCAAGTGGAGTTTGTTATCAGAATAGTTATTTACATAGGCCTCTGATCGAAACAcaacaaataaacttattttctaaacaattacGACTATGCTCCACTAAACAAGGACCTGGTGACAAAACACCTCAAGAAAATGAAGTTAAACCACCAGGACTCAttcaaaaatttaaacaaatgtaTAAAGACTATTGGTATGTGGTATTACCTGTTCATATGGCGACGTCCTGTGTCTGGTTTGGTGGTTTTTACTACTTTGTGAGAAGGTGGGTGGACTTATTGTAAGTATTATAACTGTTCACAACATtgtgtacattttattaatctGGGTATGTTGTGTTGCAGTGGTGTCGATGTTGTAAGTTTATTAACATCACTAGGTATTAGTGAAACAATTATATCTCCACTGAGGGACTCTGGTGCTGGATACTTTGCCCTTGCTTTAGCACTATACAAGTTAGTGACACCTTTACGGTATGCAGTCACAGTAGgtaatactaattatttattttatctgtcaTGACATTTACTTGGCATTTTACCCATCCTACTAAaagcaaaagtaaataaataatattaacactttatgaaacattttaggAGTAACCACAATTGCTATCAAAAGATTAACAGCTATTGGTTGGCTTAAACCAGTGCCCTCAAGAGAAAGGCTAAAGGAAATTTATCAAGAGAAAAAAGTAAATATCCAAGACCGTATTAATGAAGGTAAACAGCAATATAATACCATGAAAGAAAAACGTAAGGTTCAGGTCATGGAAGAAATGAAACGATATAAGGAGGAAATGCGGTCCATGAAAAACAAGGTGAAGAGAATGTAAAATgtctattaatttttaataactcATTATTTATGCATAGCAGCACATAAATCACAAGGATgtgtagtttattaaaatattgcttgtacatttttaaagaagGAGACATTGTTATGCCATTAAAAATAATCCTTTATTAATGATATAAGTAAGAATAATATCTTGTATTTGTGATATATTGATCGTATCAATCAATGTTATGACAAACTTTTATCTAATACAGCCCCTCAGGTTCACAATTAAAAGAtgccatattttttaaaatatttattat of the Anticarsia gemmatalis isolate Benzon Research Colony breed Stoneville strain chromosome 3, ilAntGemm2 primary, whole genome shotgun sequence genome contains:
- the LOC142987578 gene encoding uncharacterized protein LOC142987578 isoform X2; protein product: MSSTFLDFQNSLSFRIRHWFLVTIVCGTSFVILLVYRSSDIIFFKKEELGSSREHPTPDLDDRYTIKTNGCTIPYLNYLDDSIKMFVNYPENIPPCRNRKKALLEYKGSRIMVKLENARYYGVKKLADLFCCYRAFYRPVTIVNVMSYGVDDRVKYKHCIYFRDLVIVNDEFVRVTCINDGKVIYEQFFLSATRKTFVSHNGYLEIPKNKSAYNVLILGVDSVSRLNLYRTMPKTVSFIKDNGGIDLAGYNKVGDNTFPNVIPLLMGVKITELKHTCMPHKMSSFDNCPFVWEWFKQAGYYTAFGEDGAALGTFNYGYSGFVTTPTDYYLHTFFSEAEKYAGYIGHNPFLCMNDIYFYKVLLDFVEDLTRISTNTKLFGYFWESTMSHNHLNYPMLMDDSYFEFFNKLKDSNYTRETVIFFVSDHGIRWGEIRSTKQGRLEERLPFLFILLPPSFRENYTQAYNNLNLNAKRLTSPFDVHATLKDLVDLNNLIDSAITTKSKESYAQNRSISLFLPIPSNRTCATAGIDDHWCTCHKGTVLPIDSPEGIEAGKQFITILNYSLRLHAECSKLSLTEILEITEIQAGTPDEEEMGWKEFLVVVRTTPGGGVFEATLRQDDDRWSLAGTISRLNLYGNQSHCTHNPQLKLYCYCH
- the LOC142987584 gene encoding uncharacterized protein C18orf19 homolog A, which codes for MALAYRTMYKNCYYLHSITKPVKWSIGRNYSIRVLASGVCYQNSYLHRPLIETQQINLFSKQLRLCSTKQGPGDKTPQENEVKPPGLIQKFKQMYKDYWYVVLPVHMATSCVWFGGFYYFVRSGVDVVSLLTSLGISETIISPLRDSGAGYFALALALYKLVTPLRYAVTVGVTTIAIKRLTAIGWLKPVPSRERLKEIYQEKKVNIQDRINEGKQQYNTMKEKRKVQVMEEMKRYKEEMRSMKNKMQRKE